A genomic window from Streptomyces mirabilis includes:
- a CDS encoding LacI family DNA-binding transcriptional regulator: MAANRRPTLADVAREVGVSAKTVSRVLNEDGPASAQTREQVLAAVAKLGFQPNLMARNIRVGGPDTTIGLVIPDLANPFFGAVARAIEDTVRERGLTLLMGSSADDPERERALTDKFLARRVSILIVVPSVGADHSHLKSHRTAGLPVIFLDRPGVGLAADSIVSSNRAGAHDGVAHLIAHGHRRIGFVGDLPVKLYTRRERLAGYRAALQEADIPYDRSLVTDAHDQRGAEAATSQLLGLADPPTALFAGNNIMALGIVAELARSKRKDVAVVAFDDVSLAEALEPALTVVAQDAEELGRAAATTALTRLDGDRTRTRTITVPTRLIVRGSGEQPAPKP, from the coding sequence ATGGCAGCGAACCGCCGCCCCACCCTGGCCGACGTCGCCCGCGAAGTCGGCGTCAGCGCCAAGACGGTCTCCCGAGTCCTCAATGAGGACGGACCCGCTTCCGCGCAGACCAGGGAACAGGTACTGGCCGCAGTGGCCAAGCTCGGCTTCCAGCCGAACCTGATGGCCCGCAACATCCGCGTCGGCGGCCCGGACACCACCATCGGCCTGGTCATCCCCGACCTCGCCAACCCCTTCTTCGGAGCCGTGGCCCGCGCCATCGAGGACACCGTCCGCGAACGCGGACTGACCCTCCTCATGGGCTCCTCCGCTGACGACCCCGAGCGCGAACGCGCCCTGACGGACAAGTTCCTCGCCCGCCGCGTCAGCATCCTGATCGTCGTCCCGTCCGTCGGCGCCGACCACTCCCACCTCAAGTCCCACCGTACGGCGGGACTGCCAGTGATCTTCCTCGACCGACCCGGAGTCGGCCTCGCCGCGGACAGCATCGTCAGCTCCAACCGCGCCGGAGCCCACGACGGCGTCGCCCACCTCATCGCCCACGGGCACCGGCGCATCGGCTTCGTCGGCGACCTGCCCGTAAAGCTGTACACCCGCCGCGAGCGCCTGGCGGGCTATCGCGCGGCGCTGCAGGAAGCCGACATCCCCTACGACCGCTCGCTGGTCACCGATGCCCACGACCAGCGAGGGGCCGAGGCCGCGACCTCCCAGCTCCTCGGCCTGGCCGATCCGCCCACGGCCCTGTTCGCCGGCAACAACATCATGGCGCTGGGCATAGTCGCCGAACTCGCCCGCAGCAAACGCAAGGACGTCGCCGTCGTCGCCTTCGACGACGTCTCACTCGCCGAAGCACTCGAACCCGCCCTGACCGTCGTCGCCCAGGACGCGGAAGAACTCGGCAGGGCAGCCGCGACCACCGCCCTGACCCGACTCGACGGCGACCGCACCCGGACCCGCACCATCACCGTGCCCACTCGGCTGATCGTCCGCGGCTCGGGCGAGCAACCCGCGCCCAAGCCGTAG
- a CDS encoding ANTAR domain-containing protein codes for MKVAAYPSDERTVVAVAGELDIDTEQALRHALREALAQSLQGLDLDLTGVDFCDCSGLNILLHIRRLALAEAKTVRIQTAGVAVEHLLTLTRTWPLFKRPDDAGPGVAVNGRGTPTGTAPSPAEEDGLPKDVEEDLRTEIGQLKRAMQTRPVIDLARGVLMASYGLNAKDAWSVLVEVSQRTNTKLHHLAQELVGAVNGAPLSDRLQQGISAAVTEILQPDGSTGSTGSPDAVRAFAASPRRRTG; via the coding sequence CTGAAGGTCGCGGCATACCCCTCCGACGAGCGGACGGTCGTGGCGGTCGCGGGTGAACTCGACATCGACACGGAGCAGGCTCTGCGGCACGCCCTGCGTGAAGCACTGGCCCAGTCACTCCAGGGCCTCGACCTCGACCTCACCGGGGTCGACTTCTGTGACTGCTCCGGCCTCAACATCCTGCTGCACATCCGCCGCCTGGCCCTGGCGGAGGCCAAGACGGTCCGCATCCAGACCGCGGGAGTCGCGGTCGAGCACCTGCTCACACTCACCCGCACCTGGCCGCTCTTCAAGCGCCCGGATGACGCCGGTCCCGGCGTGGCCGTCAACGGCCGGGGCACGCCTACCGGTACCGCCCCCAGCCCCGCGGAGGAGGACGGGTTGCCCAAGGATGTCGAGGAGGACCTGCGCACCGAAATCGGCCAGCTCAAACGGGCCATGCAAACCAGACCGGTCATCGATCTGGCCCGTGGAGTCCTGATGGCCTCCTACGGTCTGAACGCCAAGGACGCCTGGAGCGTCCTGGTCGAGGTCTCGCAGCGCACCAACACCAAACTCCACCACCTGGCCCAGGAGTTGGTGGGGGCGGTCAATGGCGCTCCGCTGTCCGACAGGTTGCAGCAGGGGATCTCCGCGGCGGTCACCGAAATCCTCCAACCCGACGGCTCCACCGGTAGTACAGGCAGCCCAGACGCAGTACGTGCGTTTGCGGCTTCGCCCCGGCGGCGCACAGGGTGA
- a CDS encoding helix-turn-helix domain-containing protein, which translates to MGGVPEGHSGWTFLTNHARVLASIADDPGTRIRDIAARCRLTEGAVQKIISDLEQNGYLTHTRQGRSNLYRIEEGTVLRHPADAGLTVAALLAALDQHENSHETRPGQGAGHQGSDGAEEPADDGRMTATRSVRVGRHRVKS; encoded by the coding sequence ATGGGTGGAGTACCTGAGGGACACAGTGGCTGGACCTTCCTGACCAACCACGCCCGAGTGCTGGCCTCGATCGCCGATGATCCGGGCACTCGTATCCGTGACATCGCCGCGCGATGCCGGCTCACCGAGGGCGCTGTCCAGAAGATCATTTCCGATCTTGAGCAGAACGGCTATCTCACCCACACCCGGCAGGGCCGCTCGAATCTCTACCGCATCGAAGAGGGAACCGTCCTCCGGCACCCGGCCGACGCCGGCCTCACCGTGGCGGCCCTGCTGGCCGCCCTTGACCAGCACGAGAACTCCCATGAAACCCGGCCCGGGCAGGGGGCAGGGCATCAGGGGAGCGATGGGGCAGAAGAGCCTGCTGACGACGGCCGCATGACGGCCACGAGATCCGTTCGGGTCGGCCGTCACCGAGTGAAGTCATGA
- a CDS encoding Ku protein, whose translation MARALVRNTKVAVAKPAWHGRARLVLLLRVRDGALVAHVLKWDDEVRDPSELAPKETEVTDLQCAQVRTPEVRSRRASSRGTGRRGCPRRSSRPHGPR comes from the coding sequence ATCGCCCGGGCGCTGGTCCGCAATACGAAGGTGGCCGTGGCGAAGCCGGCGTGGCACGGGCGTGCGCGCCTGGTGCTGCTGCTGCGGGTGCGGGACGGGGCACTGGTCGCGCACGTGCTCAAGTGGGACGACGAGGTGCGCGACCCCTCCGAGCTCGCCCCGAAGGAAACCGAGGTCACGGACTTGCAGTGCGCGCAGGTGCGCACGCCCGAGGTGAGGAGTCGGCGTGCTTCGTCGCGCGGGACGGGGCGCCGTGGTTGCCCGCGGCGTAGCAGCCGCCCACATGGGCCTCGATGA
- a CDS encoding GH32 C-terminal domain-containing protein: protein MSSGCVSRRARIRMMAAVATVCAVSAAPLAPQAVAADTRPYSETYRPQFHFTPDKNWMNDPNGLVYFKGEYHLFYQDNPNGNSWGDMSWGHAVSKDLVHWKQLPLALSHDDNEMVFSGSAVVDRDNTTGFGTKKNPAMVAIYTSYSKATGVQAQSLAYSTDRGRTWTKYQGNPVIDIGSKDFRDPKVQWYAPTKSWRMTVSMSAEHKVRFYSSKNLKDWKLQSEFGPAGATGGVWECPDLFPLAVDGDKKRIKWVLVVNINPGGIAGGSAAQYFVGDFDGKKFTAEDKGTYTPPTGTVVQDFEGTDFGSWTTTGSAFGQAPAAGAVAGQGTVDGFDGKGLANSFHSGDGTTGTLTSPSFTVDSKYLNFKVGGGRHPHVDGTVMEQGPPPAGTVLADFEGGTYGDWTTTGDAFGTAPATGTLPNQQEVSGFLGSGLVNSYLNGDSTTGTLTSPEFTLDKDYVNFLVGGGNHPAGSDNPTAVELLVDGNVVRSATGRDGEALNWASWDVKDLAGTKAQIKIVDDNSGGWGHLNVDHIMLSDTQAQPVSQETSVNLIVDGQVVRSATGSNSETLDWASFDMRPYAGKQARIQIADMNTAGWGHLLADQFTAADTPAKSVVQRADWADYGKDYYAAVSWEDAPDGKRYMIGWMNNWDYSGVIPTSPWRGAQSIPREMALRTVDGRIRLTSRPVNSVTSLRQERPATAAGVTVKNTSQTLIGPAAQGEALDIEAAFSLKDADRFGLKVRTGAGGEETVIGYDTTTQELYVDRTHSGAVDFNSTFPAVQTAPLKAKNGKVKLRILVDWSSVEVFGGSGEAVITDQIFPDPASQGVQFFAENGSVKLDQARVWHLDSYRD, encoded by the coding sequence ATGAGCTCTGGATGTGTATCCCGGCGTGCCCGCATACGGATGATGGCGGCGGTGGCGACCGTCTGCGCCGTGTCGGCGGCCCCGCTCGCCCCCCAGGCCGTAGCGGCCGACACCCGGCCGTACTCCGAGACCTACCGCCCCCAGTTCCACTTCACGCCGGACAAGAACTGGATGAACGACCCCAACGGTCTTGTGTACTTCAAGGGCGAGTACCACCTCTTCTACCAGGACAATCCTAACGGCAACTCGTGGGGCGACATGTCCTGGGGCCACGCGGTGAGCAAGGACCTGGTGCACTGGAAGCAGCTGCCGCTCGCCCTTTCGCACGACGACAACGAGATGGTGTTCTCCGGCAGCGCGGTCGTCGACCGGGACAACACCACTGGCTTCGGCACAAAGAAGAACCCGGCCATGGTGGCGATCTACACCAGCTACAGCAAGGCCACGGGCGTCCAGGCGCAGTCGCTCGCCTACAGCACCGACCGTGGCCGTACCTGGACGAAGTACCAGGGCAATCCCGTCATCGACATCGGCTCCAAGGACTTCCGCGACCCCAAGGTCCAGTGGTATGCGCCGACGAAGAGCTGGCGGATGACGGTGTCGATGTCCGCCGAGCACAAGGTGCGCTTCTACTCGTCCAAGAACCTCAAGGACTGGAAGCTGCAGAGCGAGTTCGGGCCGGCGGGTGCGACGGGCGGCGTGTGGGAGTGCCCGGATCTGTTCCCCCTCGCGGTCGACGGGGACAAGAAGAGGATCAAGTGGGTCCTGGTCGTCAACATCAACCCCGGTGGTATCGCCGGTGGTTCGGCCGCCCAGTACTTCGTCGGCGACTTCGACGGCAAGAAGTTCACCGCCGAGGACAAGGGCACGTACACCCCGCCCACCGGCACGGTGGTGCAGGACTTCGAGGGCACGGACTTCGGTTCGTGGACGACCACGGGCAGCGCGTTCGGCCAGGCGCCGGCAGCCGGGGCGGTGGCGGGTCAGGGCACAGTCGACGGGTTCGACGGCAAGGGTCTCGCCAACAGCTTCCACTCGGGTGACGGCACCACCGGCACCCTGACCTCGCCCTCTTTCACCGTCGACAGCAAGTACCTGAACTTCAAGGTCGGTGGCGGTCGGCACCCGCACGTGGACGGCACCGTCATGGAGCAGGGCCCGCCGCCCGCGGGCACGGTCCTCGCCGACTTCGAGGGCGGCACCTACGGCGACTGGACGACAACCGGGGACGCCTTCGGCACCGCGCCGGCCACCGGCACCCTCCCCAACCAGCAGGAGGTCTCCGGCTTCCTCGGCAGCGGCCTGGTCAACAGCTACCTGAACGGCGACTCCACCACCGGCACCCTCACGTCGCCCGAGTTCACCCTGGACAAGGACTACGTCAACTTCCTTGTGGGCGGCGGCAACCATCCCGCCGGCTCCGACAACCCGACCGCAGTCGAACTGCTCGTCGACGGCAACGTGGTCCGCAGCGCCACCGGACGGGATGGCGAGGCACTCAACTGGGCCTCCTGGGACGTCAAGGACCTCGCCGGCACAAAGGCACAGATCAAGATCGTCGACGACAACAGCGGTGGCTGGGGCCATCTCAACGTCGACCACATCATGCTCTCCGACACCCAGGCCCAGCCCGTCTCCCAGGAAACGTCCGTCAACCTGATCGTCGACGGCCAGGTGGTCCGCAGCGCCACCGGCTCCAACAGCGAGACCCTGGACTGGGCCTCCTTCGACATGCGCCCCTACGCCGGCAAGCAGGCGCGGATCCAGATCGCCGACATGAACACCGCCGGCTGGGGCCATCTCCTCGCCGATCAGTTCACCGCCGCCGACACCCCCGCGAAGTCCGTCGTCCAGCGCGCCGACTGGGCCGACTACGGCAAGGACTACTACGCGGCGGTGTCCTGGGAGGACGCGCCGGACGGCAAGCGGTACATGATCGGCTGGATGAACAACTGGGACTACAGCGGCGTGATCCCCACGTCACCCTGGCGCGGCGCGCAGAGCATCCCCCGAGAGATGGCCCTGCGTACGGTCGACGGCCGCATCCGGCTGACCAGCCGGCCCGTGAACAGCGTGACGTCCCTGCGGCAGGAACGCCCGGCGACCGCCGCCGGTGTCACCGTCAAGAACACCTCTCAGACCCTGATCGGTCCCGCGGCCCAGGGCGAGGCCCTCGACATCGAGGCGGCCTTCTCCCTCAAGGACGCCGATCGGTTCGGCCTGAAGGTGCGCACCGGTGCCGGGGGAGAGGAGACCGTCATCGGCTACGACACCACGACACAGGAGCTGTACGTCGACCGCACCCATTCCGGCGCTGTCGACTTCAACAGCACCTTCCCCGCCGTCCAGACGGCGCCTCTGAAGGCGAAGAACGGCAAGGTGAAGCTGCGGATCCTCGTCGACTGGTCGTCCGTCGAGGTGTTCGGCGGCAGCGGCGAGGCCGTCATCACCGACCAGATCTTCCCCGACCCCGCCAGCCAGGGAGTGCAGTTCTTCGCCGAGAACGGCTCGGTGAAGCTGGACCAGGCCCGCGTCTGGCACCTCGACTCCTACCGCGACTGA
- a CDS encoding NAD-dependent epimerase/dehydratase family protein: MTRVLVTGGTGFVGSWCIQALLDAGHTVRTTVRDLQREPALRSWLHAATPFDDDRLTVARADLEDPDGWDDAVADCDYVLHVASPTLRHTPAKDADLMVPAREGVLRVLRAARDARVRRVVLTSAFGAVGIGHPPRSTPFTEQDWTDVDSDIPPYQRSKTLAERAAWQFVQDEGGGLELAAVHPVGVLGPLLGPDDPPSLRLVRRMLEGRVPACPPFGMGFVDVRDVADLHVRAMTDPAAAGERFLAIAGHSLRVIDIARILQDRLGERAAKAPTRELPVWLARTLGIVNPELRLLRHQLGRNLNATSAKAEKLLGWRARPIEDTIAETAESLLAHGIGTKAGS, translated from the coding sequence ATGACACGAGTACTGGTCACCGGAGGAACCGGATTCGTCGGGAGCTGGTGCATCCAGGCCCTGCTCGACGCCGGGCACACCGTCCGCACCACAGTCCGCGACCTGCAACGCGAGCCGGCACTGCGCTCCTGGCTCCACGCGGCCACACCGTTCGACGACGACCGACTCACGGTCGCGCGCGCCGACCTCGAAGACCCCGACGGCTGGGACGACGCCGTCGCCGACTGCGACTACGTCCTCCACGTCGCCTCGCCAACCCTGCGCCATACGCCCGCGAAAGACGCCGACCTGATGGTCCCAGCACGAGAGGGCGTCCTGCGGGTGCTGCGCGCCGCCCGCGACGCCCGCGTGCGCCGGGTCGTCCTGACAAGCGCCTTCGGTGCCGTCGGGATCGGGCACCCCCCACGCTCGACCCCGTTCACCGAACAGGACTGGACCGACGTCGACAGCGATATCCCGCCCTACCAGCGCTCCAAGACACTCGCCGAACGCGCCGCCTGGCAGTTCGTCCAAGACGAAGGCGGTGGTCTGGAACTGGCAGCGGTTCATCCCGTGGGGGTTCTTGGACCACTGCTGGGCCCGGACGACCCGCCGTCCCTGCGTCTGGTCCGCAGAATGCTCGAGGGACGGGTTCCTGCATGCCCTCCCTTCGGGATGGGCTTCGTCGACGTCCGCGACGTCGCGGACCTGCACGTGCGCGCAATGACCGATCCGGCAGCCGCCGGCGAACGCTTCCTGGCGATCGCCGGACACAGCCTGCGCGTCATCGACATCGCACGCATTCTGCAGGACCGCCTCGGTGAGCGCGCCGCGAAGGCCCCGACCCGTGAACTGCCCGTGTGGCTCGCACGCACACTGGGCATCGTGAACCCGGAACTGCGACTGCTCAGGCACCAGCTCGGCCGGAATCTCAACGCCACGAGCGCCAAGGCGGAGAAGCTTCTAGGGTGGCGAGCACGCCCCATCGAGGACACCATCGCGGAGACCGCCGAGAGCCTCCTCGCCCATGGCATCGGGACAAAGGCCGGCTCGTAA
- a CDS encoding ABC transporter permease yields MTATTTPYAELKAPTTARRLLTAPTTGPLVALLLACAFFSVSTDQFLTGGNFSLIVQQVMVVGTLAIGQTLIILTAGIDLSCGAVMAFGSIVIAKMAAEGSLPPLVAIALGIAVCGGFGLLNGLLVQKIPLPPFIVTLGMLNVAFALTHIYSEEQTVTNLPGPLTALGKTFPLGHTDITYGSLVTIALFLLLAYALSSTGWGRHVYALGNSQEAARLNGIRTSRLTIGIYTVAGLLYGIAALLLISRTGVGDPQAGQTDNLDSITAVVLGGTSLFGGRGSVLGTFIGVLIVGVFRNGLQLMGVASIYQTLITGVLVILAVTVDQLSRKKAR; encoded by the coding sequence ATGACAGCCACGACCACGCCGTACGCCGAGCTCAAAGCGCCGACCACGGCCCGCAGACTGCTCACGGCGCCGACCACCGGACCCCTGGTCGCCCTCCTCCTGGCCTGCGCCTTCTTCTCCGTCTCGACCGACCAGTTCCTGACCGGCGGGAACTTCTCGCTGATCGTGCAACAGGTCATGGTCGTGGGCACCCTCGCCATCGGACAGACCCTGATCATCCTCACCGCGGGCATCGACCTGTCCTGCGGAGCCGTGATGGCGTTCGGCAGCATCGTGATCGCCAAGATGGCCGCCGAGGGCTCCCTGCCGCCGCTCGTCGCCATCGCGCTGGGCATCGCCGTCTGCGGCGGCTTCGGGCTGCTCAACGGGCTGCTGGTGCAGAAGATCCCGCTGCCGCCGTTCATCGTCACCCTCGGCATGCTCAACGTGGCGTTCGCACTGACCCACATCTACTCCGAGGAGCAGACGGTCACCAACCTGCCCGGCCCGCTGACCGCCCTCGGAAAGACCTTCCCCCTCGGCCACACCGACATCACCTACGGCTCCCTGGTCACCATCGCCCTGTTTCTCCTGCTCGCCTACGCGCTGAGCAGCACCGGCTGGGGCCGGCACGTCTACGCCCTGGGCAACAGCCAGGAAGCGGCGCGTCTCAACGGCATCCGCACCTCCCGCCTGACCATCGGCATCTACACCGTGGCGGGTCTCCTCTACGGCATCGCCGCCCTGCTGCTCATCTCCCGCACCGGAGTCGGCGACCCCCAGGCGGGGCAGACCGACAACCTCGACAGCATCACCGCCGTGGTCCTCGGTGGCACCAGCCTCTTCGGCGGACGCGGCTCGGTCCTGGGCACCTTCATCGGCGTCCTCATCGTCGGCGTCTTCCGCAACGGCCTGCAGCTGATGGGCGTCGCCTCCATCTACCAGACCCTGATCACCGGAGTCCTGGTGATCCTCGCGGTGACCGTCGACCAGCTCTCCCGGAAGAAGGCCCGATGA
- a CDS encoding ATP-binding cassette domain-containing protein, which translates to MTATSSPTPVLQARGLVKRYGQVTAIDGADFDLLPGEVLAVIGDNGAGKTSLIKALTGAVTPDAGEIRLNGEPITFSGPQSARAHGIETVYQDLAVAASMDIASNMFLGRELRRPGVLGSVFRMLDKKRMRQEAAEHMADLKIGLRSLTQSVETLSGGQRQAVAVARSVAWARSVVVMDEPTAALGVKESGQVLDLIRRVRDKGMPVVLISHNMPHVFEIADRIHVHRLGRRAAVIKPSDYSMAEVVAIMTGALTVDAAGDTVVADSEAAKAAGVQAT; encoded by the coding sequence ATGACCGCCACCTCCTCCCCCACACCCGTGCTGCAGGCCCGCGGTCTGGTCAAGCGGTACGGCCAGGTCACCGCCATCGACGGCGCCGACTTCGACCTGCTCCCCGGCGAGGTTCTCGCCGTCATCGGCGACAACGGAGCCGGCAAGACCAGCCTGATCAAGGCCCTCACCGGCGCGGTGACCCCCGACGCGGGCGAGATACGACTCAACGGCGAACCCATCACCTTCTCCGGCCCGCAGAGCGCACGCGCCCACGGCATCGAGACGGTCTATCAGGACCTCGCCGTGGCTGCCTCCATGGACATCGCCTCGAACATGTTCCTCGGGCGCGAGCTGCGCCGCCCCGGCGTCCTCGGCAGCGTCTTCCGCATGCTGGACAAGAAGCGCATGCGGCAGGAGGCCGCCGAGCACATGGCCGACCTGAAGATCGGCCTGCGCTCGCTGACGCAGTCGGTGGAGACGCTCTCCGGCGGACAGCGGCAGGCCGTCGCGGTCGCCCGTTCCGTCGCCTGGGCCCGCTCCGTCGTCGTCATGGACGAACCCACCGCCGCCCTGGGCGTCAAGGAGTCCGGCCAGGTCCTCGACCTCATCCGCCGGGTCCGCGACAAGGGCATGCCGGTCGTCCTGATCAGCCACAACATGCCCCACGTCTTCGAGATCGCCGACCGGATCCACGTCCACCGCCTCGGCCGGCGCGCTGCCGTGATCAAGCCCTCCGACTACTCCATGGCCGAGGTCGTCGCCATCATGACCGGCGCTCTCACCGTCGATGCGGCCGGAGATACTGTCGTAGCGGATTCCGAGGCCGCGAAGGCCGCCGGAGTCCAGGCCACCTGA
- a CDS encoding sugar ABC transporter substrate-binding protein: protein MSRISRLPAPLLRAAACTGVAALALTACGSGSGSGTASTGSGSVKVGLITKTDTNPFFVKMKEGAEKAAKENGAQLSTAAGKFDGDNAGQVTAIENMVAAGVKGILITPSDSKAIVPAIQKARAKGVLVIALDTPTEPESAVDALFATDNLKAGQLIGEYAKAAMKGKTAKIAALDLAPGVSVGVQRHNGFLKGFGATDKDVVCAQDTGGDQAKGQTAMENCLQKAPGINVVYTINEPAALGAYTALKAKGREKDVLIVSVDGGCTGTQAVKDGKIAATSQQYPLKMAAEGVKAVVTYAKDGKKASGYTDTGVTLISDKAQDGVTSKDTAYGLENCWG, encoded by the coding sequence ATGTCACGCATCTCTCGTCTGCCCGCCCCCTTGCTCAGAGCCGCTGCCTGCACGGGTGTCGCAGCCCTCGCCCTGACCGCCTGTGGATCCGGATCGGGATCGGGCACCGCGAGCACCGGATCGGGCAGCGTCAAGGTCGGTCTGATCACCAAGACCGACACCAACCCGTTCTTCGTGAAGATGAAGGAGGGCGCGGAGAAGGCCGCCAAGGAGAACGGCGCCCAACTGTCCACCGCGGCGGGGAAGTTCGACGGGGACAACGCAGGTCAGGTCACGGCCATCGAGAACATGGTCGCCGCCGGCGTGAAGGGCATCCTGATCACCCCGAGCGACTCCAAGGCGATCGTGCCCGCGATCCAGAAGGCCCGCGCCAAGGGTGTCCTGGTCATCGCCCTGGACACCCCGACCGAGCCGGAGAGCGCGGTCGACGCCCTCTTCGCCACCGACAACCTCAAGGCCGGCCAGCTGATCGGCGAGTACGCCAAGGCCGCCATGAAGGGCAAGACGGCGAAGATAGCCGCCCTCGACCTCGCGCCGGGTGTCTCCGTCGGCGTCCAGCGGCACAACGGATTCCTGAAGGGCTTCGGCGCCACCGACAAGGACGTCGTGTGCGCCCAGGACACGGGTGGCGACCAGGCCAAGGGCCAGACCGCGATGGAGAACTGCCTGCAGAAGGCGCCCGGCATCAACGTCGTCTACACCATCAACGAACCGGCGGCCCTGGGTGCGTACACCGCGCTGAAGGCCAAGGGCCGGGAGAAGGACGTCCTGATCGTCTCCGTCGACGGCGGCTGCACCGGCACCCAGGCCGTCAAGGACGGCAAGATCGCCGCCACGTCGCAGCAGTACCCGCTGAAGATGGCCGCCGAGGGCGTCAAGGCCGTCGTGACGTACGCCAAGGACGGCAAGAAGGCGTCCGGTTACACCGACACCGGCGTCACGCTGATCTCCGACAAGGCGCAGGACGGTGTCACGTCGAAGGACACCGCCTACGGCCTGGAGAACTGCTGGGGCTGA
- a CDS encoding antibiotic biosynthesis monooxygenase family protein, which translates to MNKTLLAEFTAREGAQDEVARLILEYAKKVREEEGNIAFDVYTRSANPRAFWIFEVYRDEDAFQAHLKAPYGGPLNAALVPLIEEDASVLTFLDPVT; encoded by the coding sequence GTGAACAAGACCTTGCTCGCCGAGTTCACCGCCCGCGAGGGAGCGCAGGACGAGGTAGCCCGCCTGATCCTGGAGTACGCCAAGAAGGTGCGCGAGGAAGAAGGCAACATCGCCTTCGACGTCTACACCAGGTCGGCCAACCCACGCGCGTTCTGGATCTTCGAGGTGTACCGCGACGAGGACGCCTTCCAAGCGCACTTGAAGGCACCGTACGGCGGCCCGTTGAACGCGGCGCTCGTCCCGCTGATCGAGGAAGACGCCTCGGTGCTGACCTTCCTCGATCCTGTGACCTGA
- a CDS encoding carbohydrate kinase, which produces MSPRQITVLGECVADAFTEPASVPYELALRVLPGGGPANTAVALARLGTPARFLARLSGDVFGRLFRAHLEASGVDLSYAVAAAEPSTLAVAELDAEGQAAFSFHAQATADWQWTSAELVGVDLADTACVHTGSLALVKEPGAAVLEDFLAVAASRATISIDPNVRPLLVHPEVYRARLAHWCALADVLRLSEDDLQLLLPGTPPEQACDIWHAAGARLVVITRGADGALASLDGERVQVPAVSTRVADTVGAGDSFTAGLLHHLGARGLLGGRLTELRLDDVEEACRFGARVAALTCSVAGPNPPWQSQLAQLATADPAWRASAPLSRTSRPNR; this is translated from the coding sequence ATGAGCCCGCGCCAGATCACCGTCCTGGGGGAGTGCGTCGCGGACGCCTTCACCGAACCCGCAAGCGTCCCGTACGAGCTCGCCCTGCGGGTGCTGCCCGGTGGCGGACCTGCGAACACGGCGGTGGCCCTGGCCAGGCTGGGTACCCCGGCCCGCTTCCTGGCACGCCTGTCCGGCGATGTGTTCGGCCGCCTGTTCCGGGCCCATCTCGAGGCGTCCGGCGTGGACCTGTCGTACGCCGTCGCGGCCGCCGAGCCCAGCACACTGGCTGTTGCCGAACTGGACGCCGAGGGTCAGGCTGCGTTCTCCTTCCATGCGCAGGCCACCGCCGACTGGCAGTGGACCAGTGCGGAGCTGGTGGGCGTTGACCTGGCCGACACCGCCTGTGTGCACACCGGCTCGCTGGCCCTGGTCAAGGAGCCCGGAGCGGCCGTGCTGGAGGACTTCCTGGCTGTCGCCGCATCTCGGGCCACGATCAGCATCGACCCCAACGTCCGCCCGCTCCTGGTGCACCCCGAGGTCTACCGCGCCCGGCTGGCGCACTGGTGTGCCCTCGCGGATGTACTGCGGCTGAGCGAGGACGACCTGCAACTCCTGCTGCCGGGCACGCCGCCCGAGCAAGCGTGCGACATCTGGCACGCGGCAGGGGCGCGGCTCGTCGTGATCACGCGCGGTGCCGACGGCGCCTTGGCCTCGCTCGACGGCGAACGGGTCCAGGTGCCCGCCGTCTCGACGCGCGTCGCCGACACGGTCGGGGCAGGCGACTCCTTCACCGCCGGGCTGCTGCACCACCTTGGCGCTCGTGGGCTTCTGGGTGGCCGGCTGACGGAACTCCGCCTGGACGACGTCGAGGAAGCCTGCCGCTTCGGCGCCCGCGTCGCGGCTCTGACCTGCTCGGTCGCCGGCCCCAACCCCCCGTGGCAGAGCCAGCTGGCGCAGCTCGCCACGGCCGACCCGGCATGGCGGGCGAGCGCGCCGCTCAGCAGGACATCCCGTCCGAACCGTTGA
- a CDS encoding plasmid stabilization protein, which translates to MPRGSSPKRERQYEHIKESAEQRGESTKRAKEIASRTVNKERARAGESKAASRASTQDKSSSQRGGQRSHRGSQGPTYDQLYEEAKRRNIEGRSSMNKAQLKERLGK; encoded by the coding sequence ATGCCTCGTGGGTCGAGCCCCAAGCGGGAACGGCAGTACGAACACATCAAGGAAAGTGCCGAGCAGCGCGGCGAGAGCACGAAGCGGGCCAAGGAGATCGCCTCCCGCACGGTCAACAAGGAACGGGCCCGCGCCGGCGAATCGAAGGCAGCGAGCAGGGCGTCCACGCAGGACAAGTCGTCGTCCCAGCGGGGCGGCCAGCGTTCGCACAGGGGTTCTCAAGGCCCCACTTACGACCAGCTGTACGAGGAGGCCAAGCGTCGCAACATCGAAGGGCGCTCGTCCATGAACAAGGCCCAGCTCAAGGAGAGACTCGGAAAATAG